A single genomic interval of Helianthus annuus cultivar XRQ/B chromosome 6, HanXRQr2.0-SUNRISE, whole genome shotgun sequence harbors:
- the LOC110944710 gene encoding protein FAR1-RELATED SEQUENCE 5-like yields MTVAVSGSSHGPSMFAESSRGQLDGPSNPYFVFDTPQGTRYWISNVADKFIPVCGKSYPTFADVLSMYELYAFEAGFSVKKGQTKVWNGIPTHKYLRCSKYGKPQPKRTFDTLDESSVKHRRTTFTWCDCKASILVSISNDSYTVMSFNDIHNHELVESYNRDLSKISRKLSFSTKQFIHNMSLNRIGPMRAYRCLVALKGGHHNVNGTPVDFKNFSHQLRIFIGERDAQVFLERLRERFDNLPNFFFDYTVSNGKLSSVFWADEISKLNYKAFGDVLAFDATYSTNRYKMVFVPFTGVDHHFQCVTFGAGLISTESIESYVWLLKAFLKAHGTQPTLVLSDQDPSMLQVVPIVFTESRHRLCMWHIMKKLPSKISADVLDNTDLRSCIHRLVWNVYIKPETFESRWNDLLQTFGLQDHSWLNDMYNIKHLWVPAYFRELPMCCLMKTTSRCESSNAAFKVNSTSANTLVQFMMCFENRVDSQRYRQRVSEYKTSSTMFTGNTDLAIEQHAFAIYTNAVFAQVQKEIIKGKFLCYITNQTETSDSSLLIDVTHLDKRNNITNVYQVTYNTVDQSASCSCRNFTRIGYLCRHVFCVYRLKNVERIPPQYINDRWRRDALPKHVFSISSRYGVNPHAPSVMRNEILDLVTECVDVARTDEDALAKLVVQLRDFKINVLSKRPLSTTENESNECQIEEIVGQPINIPVEVANPEVARNKGCGTHTRISGPGEKAKAKPPKRPKQLRLCKRCGLYVDDHDSRNCLKVAAMKAAKAAAEQQRQTATGD; encoded by the exons ATGACTGTTGCTGTTTCTGGATCATCTCATGGTCCTTCTATGTTTGCTGAATCATCACGCGGCCAGTTAGACG GGCCTTCGAATCCATACTTTGTTTTTGATACCCCTCAGGGAACCCGTTACTGGATTTCTAACGTCGCTGATAAGTTCATACCAGTGTGTGGGAAATCTTATCCAACCTTTGCGGATGTTCTTTCCATGTATGAACTTTATGCGTTTGAAGCAGGTTTTTCTGTAAAAAAAGGGCAAACTAAAGTCTGGAATGGAATTCCCACACACAAGTATCTCCGATGCTCAAAATATGGAAAACCACAACCAAAGAGGACTTTTGACACCCTAGATGAATCTTCTGTTAAGCACCGGAGGACCACCTTCACATGGTGTGACTGTAAGGCAAGCATACTAGTCTCGATCTCGAACGATTCATACACAGTTATGAGTTTCAATGATATTCATAATCATGAACTTGTTGAGAGTTACAACCGTGATCTTAGCAAGATATCACGGAAACTGTCATTCTCCACGAAACAATTCATTCACAACATGAGTCTAAACCGCATCGGACCAATGAGAGCTTATAGATGTCTTGTAGCTTTAAAAGGAGGGCATCACAATGTCAATGGGACGCCGGTCGATTTTAAAAACTTTAGCCACCAGTTGCGAATTTTTATTGGTGAACGCGACGCACAAGTTTTCCTTGAACGCCTGCGTGAGCGTTTTGACAACCTACCCAACTTCTTTTTTGATTACACTGTATCAAATGGAAAGTTGTCCTCTGTATTCTGGGCTGATGAGATTTCAAAGCTAAACTACAAAGCTTTTGGCGATGTCCTAGCATTTGACGCAACTTACAGCACAAACAG GTACAAGATGGTTTTTGTGCCATTCACGGGTGTGGATCATCATTTCCAATGTGTCACCTTTGGAGCGGGTTTGATATCAACCGAGTCCATTGAATCTTACGTGTGGTTGCTTAAGGCTTTCTTGAAGGCACACGGTACTCAACCAACTCTCGTGCTGAGTGATCAAGACCCATCCATGCTACAAGTTGTTCCTATAGTCTTTACCGAATCACGACACCGTCTATGCATGTGGCATATAATGAAAAAACTACCCTCAAAG ATCTCTGCCGACGTGCTCGATAACACTGACCTTCGGTCCTGCATTCACCGGTTGGTTTGGAATGTTTATATCAAACCTGAAACGTTTGAGTCCCGCTGGAATGACCTCCTACAAACATTTGGGCTTCAAGACCACAGCTGGTTGAACGACATGTACAACATCAAACATCTCTGGGTACCAGCCTACTTCAGGGAACTGCCCATGtgttgcttgatgaagaccaCCTCCCGCTGCGAAAGCTCTAACGCTGCCTTCAAAGTTAACTCAACAAGCGCAAACACCCTTGTACAATTTATGATGTGCTTTGAAAATAGGGTAGACAGCCAACGATATCGTCAACGTGTTTCAGAGTACAAAACCTCATCCACAATGTTCACTGGCAATACTGATTTAGCGATAGAACAGCACGCGTTCGCCATTTACACAAACGCTGTTTTCGCGCAAGTTCAAAAAGAGATAATTAAAGGGAAGTTTTTATGCTACATCACAAATCAAACCGAGACCAGCGATTCCAGTCTTCTGATAGACGTCACTCATTTGGATAAAAGGAACAACATCACAAACGTCTATCag GTTACGTATAACACTGTGGATCAATCGGCCAGTTGCTCATGCAGGAATTTCACACGTATCGGATATCTGTGTCGCCATGTCTTCTGCGTCTATCGCTTGAAAAATGTTGAAAGGATTCCACCACAATACATAAACGATAGGTGGCGTCGAGATGCCCTCCCCAAACATGTTTTTTCAATTTCCAGTCGATACGGAGTCAACCCACACGCACCGTCCGTTATGCGGAATGAAATCCTCGACCTCGTTACTGAATGCGTTGATGTTGCCAGAACCGATGAGGATGCGTTGGCAAAATTGGTTGTCCAACTCAGGGATTTCAAGATCAATGTTCTTTCCAAGCGACCTTTGTCAACaactgaaaatgaatcaaatgagTGTCAAATAGAAGAAATAGTTGGACAGCCAATCAACATTCCAGTCGAAGTTGCTAATCCAGAAGTTGCACGCAATAAAGGATGTGGTACTCATACTCGCATTTCTGGGCCCGGTGAGAAGGCCAAAGCAAAACCACCAAAACGTCCAAAGCAGCTTCGTTTATGCAAGCGTTGTGGTCTGTATGTCGACGACCACGACTCACGCAACTGCCTTAAGGTGGCTGCAATGAAAGCAGCAAAGGCAGCTGCTGAACAACAAAGGCAGACCGCCACTGGCGACTGA
- the LOC110926823 gene encoding dentin sialophosphoprotein: MGAELFKKYVSSSIIVCFRSVVRHPVLVGMIVFVFSMYRLFPVLFSVLVSASPVIVSTFVLLGTLLSFGQPNIPEIEKEPESERVEIRKLESKVVGHTEVVGRDANSSFDFEATNGSRIEVEDDKVNDGDRLGLLELGEVKSEGGEEKVVLGSRYTPLRQSEDEHEHEHEHEHEHEHIVLESDKLWEGSPDPLNSNSGLLWKGVEGSGGGGDEDDDGDDDDDDDDGDGSESGDSGSDAAESSSPDASMADIIPMLDELHPLLSEEQESHQPSHVSRDGTDAASEHSLESSDTSSESNDDTGIENRVNLKIGDDEDKESEHVDKEDDARSAITWTEDDQKNLMNLGTLELERNRHLEDLIARRRARDDTGIENRDIKIEDDEEDDKESEHVDKEDDTTSAIAWTEDDQKNLMNLGTSELERNRHLENLIARRRARDDTLGDDEDDEKESEHVDKEDDTTSAITWTEDDQKNLMNLGTSEIERNRRLENLIARRRARKTMRMQAENYRIDLESADLPWNIPPISTSRNNPFDYDANDNIPGSAPSVLLQRRNPFDLPYDSSEEKPDLVGDTFQQEFAVFQPKEPFFRRHESFNVGPSIFGASRSERQETKLKPYFVPERSFSTFQRQFSGLSDSKASSVPDTESVSSDLDNKDRTEEDEHSLEAEHEHVSHRRPYFVPEHVASDETGLSSFQRQSSEVSESKATESVSSENKDDNEEDEHSLEAEHASELEEHVSDHVSHARPYFVPEHVAADETGFVSFQRQLSEVSESKVSSESDSESVSSAGDRENKDHIDLSQEPDLISFEDHEHPSGIIEHVSPVSESFEEDGNVDPSRPDEAEISVESATNLLHSSGSSLSSSDEASEQIYNLKEGNEVATRSVSESVTVTDQQELHSSGSSLSSSDEASEQIYNDKEGDEVAAGSVSETDYFLDRDSSIERSETDVTSLVVDESQPNEPVYDLSPRSVTRNLSSSSILMDLHKDESVQHNDDHNQSSSSASDAQNQGSAVPDYEEHVLADDNVSTSLQDKPVLEADEESLLDRSNDKSLTEDPEELQARDLEHGEVALPSSEAQITEVVHGEDISQQQEELPLLDTFVNEPSEDNTQVLQVQITSNNPDNLHIQELDVIEVADIETKAHEIPAYASDTYSIESNIDDVDEIKEFDEDLLVELDAVGDFSVRDFGSTLNEMKDDPQTSEHVLDNTGITEEDSCNNDLESMKQDPHVSERDLETSHSVDEVSYSGDLGSAFDEMKQEYDIETKSSGDEDSESKDLGTALDERKQDPRVSDHDHEEMEHDPHASDRDLETKHSEEVKQDPRASDRDLETKHSEEMEQDSHASDRDLETKHSEEVEHDPHASDRDLETKHSEEVKQDPHVSDRDLEIKHSEEVERVQQVSDHDLEPKHSEDDDSYSKEATLNEMKQDPHDSNHDLETKHSGDDDSYSKDLESTLDETKQDLHALDHDHETKPSEDGDSYSKDATLNEMKQDPHDSSNDLETIDEDSYSKDFDTNFSEMKEGTHALEHRLETFYSVDENFYAKHVESAFNEMKHDLHASDQDSGDTKIKMDAEVVKSQNENDISNTKLEGAFQAEAVLPQETESSTTVNHGTENASTTSNTDKE, translated from the exons ATGGGTGCTGAATTGTTCAAAAAGTATGTTAGCAGTTCGATCATAGTTTGCTTCagatcagttgttagacatccgGTTCTTGTGGGTAtgattgtttttgtgttttccaTGTACCGATTGTTTCCTGTGTTGTTTTCGGTTTTGGTGTCTGCTTCTCCTGTTATTGTGTCCACTTTTGTTCTGCTTGGAACTCTGTTGAGTTTTGGTCAGCCTAACATACCCGAAATCGAAAAGGAACCTGAATCGGAGCGGGTTGAGATTCGGAAGTTGGAAAGTAAGGTTGTGGGTCATACTGAAGTTGTTGGGAGAGATGCAAACTCAAGTTTTGATTTTGAGGCGACTAATGGGAGTCGAATTGAGGTTGAAGATGATAAAGTTAATGATGGTGATAGACTTGGTTTGTTGGAATTAGGGGAAGTGAAGAGTGAAGGGGGTGAAGAGAAGGTAGTTTTGGGAAGTCGGTATACTCCACTTCGCCAGTCGGAGGatgaacatgaacatgaacatgaacatgaacatgaacatgaacataTTGTGTTGGAAAGTGATAAGTTATGGGAGGGTTCGCCAGATCCGTTGAATTCTAATTCGGGTTTGTTGTGGAAAGGTGTGGAagggagtggtggtggtggtgatgaagatgatgatggggacgatgatgacgatgacgatgatggTGATGGATCAGAGTCGGGAGACTCGGGGTCTGATGCTGCGGAAAGTTCTTCACCAGATGCGTCAATGGCTGACATTATTCCGATGCTGGATGAGCTTCATCCGCTTCTTTCTGAAGAACAAGAAAGTCATCAACCGTCACACGTGTCACGTGATGGCACGGATGCGGCTTCTGAACATTCACTTGAATCAAGCGATACCAGTAGTGAGTCTAACGATGATACTGGTATCGAGAACCGTGTAAATTTGAAAATTGGAGATGATGAAGATAAAGAATCGGAACATGTTGACAAAGAAGATGACGCCAGATCGGCCATTACATGGACGGAAGATGATCAAAAGAATTTGATGAATTTGGGAACATTGGAATTGGAAAGAAACCGGCATTTGGAGGATCTTATTGCAAGACGAAGAGCACGCGATGATACTGGTATTGAGAACCGTGATATAAaaattgaagatgatgaagaggacGATAAAGAATCAGAACACGTTGACAAAGAAGATGACACCACATCCGCCATTGCGTGGACGGAAGATGATCAAAAGAATCTGATGAATTTGGGAACATCGGAATTGGAAAGAAACCGGCATTTGGAGAATCTCATTGCTAGACGAAGAGCACGTGATGATACTCTTGGAGATGATGAAGATGACGAAAAAGAATCAGAACACGTTGACAAAGAAGACGACACCACATCCGCGATTACATGGACGGAAGATGATCAAAAGAATCTCATGAATTTGGGAACATCGGAAATAGAAAGAAACAGGCGTTTGGAGAACCTTATTGCAAGACGAAGAGCACGAAAAACTATGAGAATGCAAGCAGAAAATTACCGAATAGATTTAGAAAGTGCCGATCTTCCATGGAACATTCCTCCGATTTCAACTTCAAGAAACAACCCTTTCGATTACGACGCAAATGATAACATCCCGGGGTCCGCTCCATCTGTTTTATTGCAAAGAAGAAACCCGTTTGATCTTCCGTATGATTCAAGTGAAGAGAAACCCGATCTAGTCGGGGACACTTTCCAACAAGAATTTGCAGTTTTTCAACCAAAAGAGCCGTTTTTTCGTAGGCATGAAAGTTTCAATGTGGGTCCCTCGATTTTCGGGGCTTCGAGAAGCGAGAGGCAGGAAACTAAACTAAAACCGTACTTTGTTCCTGAACGAAGCTTTTCAACATTTCAAAGACAGTTTAGCGGACTTAGCGACTCTAAGGCCAGCTCTGTACCTGATACAGAGTCTGTTTCTTCTGATCTCGATAATAAAGATCGCACCGAAGAAGATGAACATTCGCTAGAAGCAGAACATGAACATGTTAGTCACAGAAGACCGTACTTTGTACCTGAACATGTTGCTTCTGATGAAACCGGCCTTTCTTCTTTTCAACGACAATCAAGTGAAGTTAGTGAATCGAAAGCGACAGaatctgtttcttctgaaaatAAAGATGACAATGAAGAAGATGAGCATTCTCTAGAAGCGGAACATGCTTCGGAACTAGAGGAGCATGTATCTGATCACGTTAGTCATGCAAGACCATACTTTGTACCTGAACATGTTGCCGCTGATGAAACCGGCTTTGTGTCTTTTCAACGACAATTAAGCGAGGTTAGTGAGTCAAAAGTGAGTTCGGAATCTGATTCAGAATCCGTTTCTTCAGCTGGTGATCGTGAAAATAAAGACCATATTGACCTTTCTCAAGAACCGGATCTGATTTCTTTTGAAGATCACGAACATCCTTCTGGGATAATCGAGCATGTTAGTCCGGTAAGCGAGTCTTTCGAAGAGGATGGAAATGTGGACCCCAGCAGACCCGATGAGGCTGAAATAAGTGTTGAAAGTGCGACAAATCTATTGCATAGCAGTGGGTCAAGTTTGTCATCATCAGATGAAGCGAGTGAGCAAATATATAATTTGAAAGAAGGTAATGAAGTGGCAACGAGATCGGTTTCAGAAAGTGTGACAGTGACAGATCAGCAAGAATTGCACAGCAGTGGATCAAGTTTGTCATCGTCAGATGAAGCGAGTGAGCAAATTTATAACGACAAAGAAGGTGACGAAGTGGCAGCGGGATCGGTTTCAGAAACAGATTATTTTCTGGATCGTGATAGCTCGATAGAAAGGTCTGAGACCGATGTCACGAGTTTAGTGGTGGACGAGAGTCAGCCAAACGAACCTGTGTATGATTTAAGTCCTCGATCTGTTACGAGGAACCTTTCATCTTCTTCAATCTTAATGGATTTGCATAAAGATGAAAGCGTTCAGCACAATGATGACCATAATCAGTCGTCGAGTTCTGCTTCAGATGCTCAAAATCAGGGTTCGGCTGTACCAGATTATGAAGAACATGTGTTGGCTGATGATAACGTTTCAACATCCCTACAAGATAAGCCCGTTTTGGAGGCAGATGAAGAATCTTTGTTGGATAGATCGAACGACAAATCATTGACAGAGGATCCTGAAGAACTACAG GCTCGTGATCTTGAACATGGTGAAGTCGCTTTACCAAGCTCTGAAGCACAGATCACTGAGGTTGTCCATGGAGAGGATATATCACAGCAACAAGAAGAGCTCCCGTTGTTAGACACGTTTGTGAATGAACCATCAGAAGATAACACCCAAGTATTGCAG GTGCAAATCACTAGCAACAACCCGGACAATTTGCACATACAAGAGCTTGATGTGATTGAAGTTGCCGATATTGAAACTAAAGCACATGAAATTCCTGCGTACGCAAGTGACACATATAGCATCGAAAGTAACATTGATGATGTAGATGAGATTAAAGAATTTGATGAAGATTTACTGGTGGAACTGGATGCTGTTGGCGATTTCAGTGTCAGAGATTTTGGATCAACTTTGAATGAGATGAAAGATGACCCACAAACATCAGAGCATGTTCTTGATAATACGGGAATTACAGAAGAAGATTCTTGCAACAACGATTTAGAATCGATGAAACAAGACCCACATGTTTCAGAGCGTGATCTTGAAACTAGCCATTCTGTAGATGAAGTTTCTTACTCCGGGGATTTAGGATCGGCTTTCGATGAGATGAAACAGGAATATGATATTGAAACTAAATCTTCAGGAGATGAGGATTCGGAATCCAAGGATTTAGGAACCGCTTTGGATGAGAGAAAACAGGACCCACGTGTTTCGGATCATGATCATGAAGAGATGGAACATGACCCGCATGCATCGGATCGTGATCTTGAAACTAAGCATTCTGAAGAGGTGAAACAAGACCCTCGTGCATCGGATCGTGATCTTGAAACTAAGCATTCTGAAGAGATGGAACAAGACTCACATGCATCGGATCGTGATCTTGAAACCAAGCATTCTGAAGAGGTGGAACATGACCCACATGCATCGGACCGTGATCTTGAAACTAAGCATTCCGAAGAGGTGAAACAAGACCCACATGTATCGGATCGTGATCTTGAAATTAAACATTCTGAAGAGGTGGAACGAGTCCAACAAGTCTCCGATCATGATCTTGAACCTAAGCATTCTGAAGATGATGATTCTTACTCCAAGGAAGCAACTTTGAATGAGATGAAACAGGACCCACATGACTCAAATCATGATCTTGAAACTAAGCATTCGGGAGATGACGATTCTTACTCCAAGGATTTAGAATCAACTTTGGATGAGACGAAACAAGACCTGCATGCTTTGGATCACGATCACGAAACTAAGCCTTCTGAAGACGGCGATTCTTACTCCAAGGATGCGACTTTGAACGAGATGAAACAGGACCCACATGACTCAAGTAATGATCTTGAAACGATAGATGAAGATTCCTACTCCAAGGATTTTGATACCAATTTTAGTGAGATGAAAGAAGGCACACATGCGTTGGAGCATCGTCTTGAAACATTCTATTCTGTAGACGAGAACTTCTACGCCAAGCATGTAGAATCAGCCTTTAACGAGATGAAACATGACCTACATGCCTCGGATCAAGATTCTGGTGATACGAAAATTAAAATGGATGCAGAAGTAGTGAAATCCCAGAACGAGAATGACATCAGCAACACCAAGTTAGAAGGTGCTTTTCAAGCCGAAGCGGTTTTGCCCCAAGAGACCGAGTCATCTACCACGGTTAACCATGGAACAGAGAATGCATCAACAACAAGTAATACAGATAAAGAATGA
- the LOC110865426 gene encoding ABSCISIC ACID-INSENSITIVE 5-like protein 2 — protein MGSNGGGDGGGEPQPRRAESGGLGRLSSLYDLTLDEVQHQLGDLGKPLSSMNLDELLKSVWTAESNMNVDYSHLGQHVPGPSLARQSSINLAQDLRKKTVDEVWQGIQQGKNKGSNNSSGSGNNDGDKRGNRERQPTLGEMTLEDFLLKAGVVTGSGKKNVDVNQENANHQQAQWMQYQVAPIPQQHVYMSGHHPVQQSLSIGANPMMDMVYPETQMAMSPSHLMHNLSDTQTPGRKRVASGDVIEKTVERRQKRMIKNRESAARSRARKQAYTHELENKISRLEEENELLKRQKEVGMVLPSAPPPKPKYQLRRTSSASF, from the exons ATGGGATcaaatggtggtggtgatggtggcggtgaACCGCAACCGCGACGGGCCGAATCGGGTGGGTTGGGGAGACTGAGTTCATTGTATGACCTAACTTTAGATGAGGTACAACACCAATTAGGGGATCTTGGAAAGCCTTTGAGTAGTATGAATCTTGATGAGCTTTTGAAGAGTGTTTGGACTGCTGAGAGTAACATGAATGTTGATTACTCTCATCTTGGTCAACATGTTCCGGGTCCGTCTTTGGCTCGCCAGTCGAGCATCAATCTTGCTCAAGATCTGCGCAAAAAGACGGTGGATGAGGTGTGGCAAGGTATCCAACAAGGTAAAAACAAAGGTAGTAATAATAGTAGTGGTAGTGGTAATAATGATGGTGATAAAAGGGGTAATCGAGAGCGACAACCGACGCTAGGTGAGATGACTTTGGAGGATTTCTTGCTCAAAGCCGGGGTTGTTACCGGATCCGGAAAGAAAAATGTGGATGTGAATCAAGAGAACGCGAATCATCAACAAGCGCAGTGGATGCAGTATCAGGTTGCACCGATACCGCAGCAACATGTATATATGTCAGGGCATCATCCGGTTCAACAGTCTTTGTCGATTGGGGCGAACCCGATGATGGATATGGTTTATCCGGAGACCCAAATGGCAATGTCTCCGTCGCATTTGATGCATAATTTATCTGATACGCAGACGCCTGGGAGGAAACGCGTTGCGTCTGGTGACGTGATAGAGAAGACTGTCGAAAGGAGGCAAAAGAGAATGATAAAGAATAGAGAATCGGCTGCGCGTTCGCGTGCAAGAAAACAG GCTTACACACATGAACTGGAGAACAAAATCTCACGTTTGGAAGAGGAAAACGAACTACTTAAGAGACAGAAG GAGGTAGGGATGGTATTGCCGAGCGCACCACCACCCAAACCCAAGTACCAGCTCAGAAGAACAAGCTCGGCTTCTTTCTaa